The DNA window TTCTACTGCGTATTTGTAATCTATCCCATGTACATCGGTCTTATCTAAATCAGTCCAAGTATAGGATATTTCTCCATCAGCTAAGGTTACTAATTCTCCATACTGAACATTGTTTTGAAGCAATCGTAACTGTATAGTTGGTTTTGGTTCTGGACCATTTACCCATACCTTATTACCTGTTTTTTCTATCTTCGAAGATACATAAGTGTTAGTTACTGTTAGCCCATCATCTGAAACAGACTTTATATAATTCTCTGGAACATTTACTTCGTCTACTGTGTAGACATAGTCCTCACCATTTTCATCTGCCTTATATAGATTCTCCCAAGTACAGCTTGCAATTCCATTTTCTGTCTCTATTGGTTCTTTTGGATCACCAAGAGCTTTGCTGTTTTGGTATAGTTGAAGTTTTATAGTTGGCTTGTCATTTGACCCACCCAACCACTTTTTAGTTCCTTCTACATTGATTTTTATTCTGTTGTTTGGAACTTCTAATACAATTGATTTGTTAATATTGTCCAATTTTAGCTTTATGCTGACATCTTTGCTACCTTCTTCGTTGTTTACTTCTACTATTTCATAGTCTTTTAATGCTTCTTGTAGTTCTTCCTTATCCATTTTTTCATAGCCTGCTGGTGCTTTTACTTCTTGCAAATAGTAGGTTCTTATATTTAATCCTTTAAATTCTAGAACTCCCTGACTATTTGTGCGATGTATATCGGTACCATCACTGGCTTTAACGTAATAAGGTTCTCCATTTAGTAAATAGTATAGTTTAAATTCTGCATCTTTAAGCTTTTTATTCTCATTTTCTGTATTATATTTGGTAATCTTTATATTTCCTGAACGTACACCACTGCCCGTTGCACCTGAATATTGAGTTACGTTGAATTTTATATCCTCTGTATCTGTGGTTGTAGTACTTTCACCATTAAATACTGCTTTGTTATTTATCTGCTCTCCATTTCCAGCAACTACTACGGTAGTGTACTCAACAAAGTATCTAGTATTAAACCCATCCTTAAAGGTTATGGTCAATACTCTTTCTCCCTTTGCATTTAATTCGTTCTCTAGAGTATAATCACCTTCAGTATCTTCGGTTGTTCTGAATAGTTCATCTCCATCAGGATTTTTAATCTTTAAGCTGTTTTCTATATACACTAAGCCTTTACTTATAGTATCAACTAAAACTGCACCAGCCTCTATAGGAGATAAGCTTTCATTTATGGTAAGTTTCCAGTTAATTTCATCATCTGAATATACTGTAGTTGTGCCTGCATCTTTAATAAGGAAGGTCTTATAGTCCTCATATTTCTCCTCTGCTGTATATGCTTCAACTCTGCCTGTAATCTGCGCAGAGTTTTTATACTTTTCTTTGGATAGTCCAACAATGTTGGTATAAAACTCTACCATATACGGTTTCTTTATGCCATGAGGAAATGTAAGAGTAAATTCATGTTCAGTATCATTCCAAGCAACAGTATAATTGTAATTTTCGTTTTCATCTTCTTTAGGCAGGACAGCACCAGGAATTATACTGCCATCCTTGTTTAGAGTATACTCCTTAACGACTATAGAACCTTTATCAAATACCTGACCTGGATCTGTAGAGTCTGTAGAACTGAGAGTATCGGTGATAAAAAATTCTACTGGTTCTCTTTTTGTTAAATCCTGACCTAGGGCATTTACATAGATGGTCCATTTGATTTTTCTATTTTCTCTGTCAAGGTCTACATCTTTTTTGCCGCCATTGAATACCACTTGATTTATGTCGTATTTGGCTGTTCTTTTCTCATTTATGTCATGATTTAAACCCTTTACATCCTTAGTGGTGCCCGAAAAAACAGCTTGGTTTATATATGTTCTATTTGGATTTAGTTCGCCTCCACTTTCAGGTGATAATACTTCATTAGGGTCAAAGGAAGTTTTATAGTAAATTTCGTATTTAGCCCTATCTATAGGATTCGTAAATGATAAGATGAATCCACCTGCACCATTATCTTGAATAATATAATCATCATCTTCCTTTAAAATTTCAGAACCCTTAATTATCCTCAAGGAATCTTTTATAAACACCATACTGTTGCTAGGAGTAAATATGGAACCATCAGCAGTTGTAAAAAAGGAATCTGTAATTGTAAGTTCTGTTATCTCCTCTTTAACAGCATCTACAGTAATCTTCCAGCTCATGGTTTTATCTGTGTGATTTAGTCCGTCATAGGTTATTTTGCCTTCTTCAGTGTCTATGGTCTTGTTTGATTCTTCTTTCTCTTTTGTGTAGATATTTTTTACTTCGTTACTTGGAGTAGCTTCTTTCCGTATGCTGTTATCTGAACCTATTCCATCTCCTTTTAATCCAGTTCCAGATAGCTCTGCTGTATTGTCTTTAGCTTGTGTAGGATCAGTTATTTTAGTTTTATATACTATTTTGTAATAAGTAGTTATAGTTCCTAAATTGGCTACAAATCCATTATCTGTTATATCCTTTAGACTTGGTGTCCCTGGTGAATCTACTAATGAAACTAAAACCCCATTATGGTCATATATTTTAATATCATAGTCACCATTGTCGTTTTTCATTAGTGTAAGCCCCGCACTTATAGTGTCTGTTATTGTAGCATTTATTATACTGTGATTAGCCCTATTTACATGGACAGTCCATTCTATTTCAGGATCTCCGTAGTTTGTGGTTTCCACTCCATACTTTTCTAACAGGGTCTCTCTGTTTACAGTAACAGTAGCTGTGTCTGTTCCTTTTTGATCTCCTTTTACTTTTAGTACTGCTGTATTTGAAAATGTATTTGAGGGGTGATACTCTGTATAGGATATATTTGTATCAAAGGTTATTCTATAGGTTTTTCCGTTTAATTCATTTAAATCTCCTAAATCAAATGGGAACTTCTTTTCAGTGCCCTCAGAGAAAATTACACTCGTCACTTCATCTCCAACAACAAAATCCTTACCACTTTTGCTAAGCTTAAAAATCCTAATGGAACTATTAACAATAGATAATCTAGAATCTAAAATTATATCATCTATAGACACATTATCTAAGTTCAGTTCAGCCTTGTTTACATCTATGGTCCATGTAATCTTTGTAGAGTTTTGACCTGCATTACTTTCATCAGGATTTTCTGGAACGCCTGTTTTGTCTATAGGTTTGCCTACTTGCAGACTGCCTATGTCACAATTTGCTGTTCCCTTTACATTGACTCCATCTTTTAATGTGGCAATGTTATCATAATTATTTTTTGAAGAGTCTACAATATCGGTCTTATATTTGATTCTATAGGCAGAATCTACCTCTCCTAATACTATTGGAAATCCTGTTGCTTCTTTACTAGATAGTTTTTCTTCCTTTACCTCTCCGTCATAGCCGATTGTTAAATCATATATTTCTATACTTCCTTCCATTAACTCAAGTCCTGCTGGAATTGTATCTTCTACTATTGCATTGCTTAGTTTGTCTAAAGAAGTATTCACGTCTATGACCCAGTTAATGTATGTTGCATTTATAGGCTCATTTGGACTACCAGATTTTTTTATAGCTGGATTGTTTCCTTTTGGCTTTACAGTTATATTGTAGGTTCTATCTATTGGTTCCTCAAAAGTAATGGTTTGTTTTGCATTTCCTTTTATTATTTCCTCATTAAACTGGAGTCCTAACCATACATCGCCTTTTCTATTTTTTAAGCCTACTAGTTCATTATTAAACACGACCTTTAGCATATTGTTCTCTAGGGCATATGTGCCTACTGTAATTTCATCACCATCAACATTAAATATCACATAACCACTAGCAGGCATCTTATTATGCTCTTCAAATAAAGTGGGGATAGCTATCTCTGCCCAATCGCCATCTACAAGTTCAAATTTATCAGAGTTATCTTCTATTTCCCAATGAAATTCAAGCAATATTACAGTATTGTCTTCAATTTCCACTATATCAGACTCTCTAATCTCTACTGGTTCTCCACTGCCATGTTGTATTTTAAGAGATACTCCTTTAAAGATATTTACTAGTTCCTTAGGCTCAGCTGAAAATAAGCCTACACCCGTTATTGCCTCTGTTTCTTCCCCTTCATCTGTTGCTTGGGCTGGCAACTGGCTATTATCTTCTTCATCATCTTCACCTATAGCAGTACCCTCATCTTCTGTATCTTCTTCATTAATATCGTCTGATACTATAGAATCGAGATCTTCGTCATCATTGTTGTCACCCACTACCCCTTCTACTGTTATAACATCATCTTCTATCTCTAGCTCTGCATGGGAGTAGTTCATCCCAGGCACTACCATCTGAACCAGCATAGCCAATACAACCACTAAAATCATCATATGTTTATTTTTTCTGTAAAAAATTCTCATTTTTTACCTCCTTCCCACATTTTTATAATACTTTAAATTAAATAAGCATGTTTCTAATAAATACACGCCTACTGTATAATTATCTTAAATTATATAAATTGAATCTATGCCATTTTTGTCAATATTCACCCTTTTTTTTGCTGTTTTGGTAAGTTGTTTAATTAACGAAAAACGGTTTCATTTAGAAAATGAAACCGTTTTTGTTATCGCATTCTATTTTACTCTTTTCTCTAACACTATTAGCTCTGCTCCATGTACTGGTATATGCAGCTTGTCTTTATATTTTCCGTCTAGCTCTAAATATTGTACAGTTATTTTAGGATAAGCTTTTCCTTGAAGATATTTTAGTTCTTCTTCTGTCATATTTTCTGGTGCACCCATGCTTATCCATGCATCTACTACTGAGCCATGTTCTCTATTTAACTGATATCTTATTATTTTATAATAGCCTAAAGGTCCGTTTATGTTTAGCTCTATTTCCTTTGATGGCTTATCTTCAAATACCAGGTATCTTTCTGTATTAGATAATGCAGATGTGTCCCCATTCAAAAATAGATCATCAAAATACGCATAATTGTAAGCTAGTACCTGAATATCCTCACCTTTTTTTGTGACGATATGCTCCTCACCTTGCTCAATTATTCTATCTCCTAGCTTAGATAAGAGATAGTATGCAAAATAGGAGGGTTTTTTTAGCCCATTTTTATTGATTAGTCCAAATCCACCATGAAATGCAGAAATACCAGCTTTTGATTCCTCCATTATATCAGTAAATGTCCAAAATCCTATAGAATCAGCTTTTCCTATGTTTTTTAAAACATTGCTTATAATAAATGTGCTCACAAAGCATGTGTCATTAATCAAATTTCGACAATATGATGAAGCATTCCATTCTGTTATATGAAGCTCAGGTCTATAAGGCAAAAACTTATTTATCCTATCATTTGCCGAGGTTAAGATATCGTAAGTGTGATGCTTATCATAGTAAATTCTTGTTAGCAATTGCCAGACTGTCATTAATTCTACAGGGTTTTTCCCTAGATTTGCTTCGATCATTATATCCTGAACCTGTTCCTTTGATGAAAAGGATTCTGGGTAAATATGCAGGGAAACAAAATCTAAAGGAATTTTATTGGTATCACAGTATATCAGATAATCTTCAAGCCAAGTACTATCCATAGTAATTTGATGAGTGATAGAAGGACCTCCTACTTTCAAATTAGGAGAAATTGATTTAATTGCTAATACTGTTTCTTTATAGAATTGAAAATAGCTTTCTTTACCTCCAATCCAAAATACATATTCTAAATCTGGCTCATTCCACACTTCAAAATACCAAGTTTCTACTTCCTTTAAGCCATACCGATTTATGCAATGCTTGATAAATTCCTTTACTAGATTGGTCCATAGTTTTATATCTCTTGGTTGAGACACATTTGCCCTCCACCAAAACATGACCTCATCTGAACTTTTTATTTCAGAAGGCATAAAACTCAGCTCAACAAAGGGCTTAATATTTACTTTTTTAAAGAAATCAAATAGCTCATCAACATACGACCAATTGTAGATTACATTGCCTTCTTCATCAATATTGTATACCATCATGTCATCAGAAAAGACTCCGTGAAATCTTATGTATTCAAATCCTATATAGGCTTGTAATTCCTTAAGTTGATTTTGCCAGCTCTGCCTTAGTCCTTCAGAAGCTCTGCTAAAGGTAGTTAGCTTTTTCCAATAAGACTTATATTTTTCACCTTGACTGCTCGCATCTGCAAATATAACTTCACTGCTGACAGATGGCATGTTATTATCTGGTGTTTTATTATCTAATGGCTTTAAATAGCTAAGTAACTTTTTAAATGCTGCACTTCTATCTACGTCTAAATAAGTTTTGCTCTTTATTCTCTCTAATTCTTCGCCACTATTTTTTGTAATATTTATTTTGTCTTCATATTTTTTTCTATAATCTGTAGGAGTACAACCATATGTGTTTTTAAAAAGCTTATTAAAGGATTTAGTACTAGAAAAGCCACTTTCATATGATATTTCTGTTATTGTTTTATCAGGCATTGATAATAAATTAACAGCCTTGTCCAGCCTTATATTATTTAAATACTCCTGGAACGTCATTCCCATATTCTTTTTGATGAAGTGAGACAAATAATAAACACTAAGATTTTGATTGTCGGATAATT is part of the Proteiniborus sp. MB09-C3 genome and encodes:
- a CDS encoding collagen binding domain-containing protein, with amino-acid sequence MRIFYRKNKHMMILVVVLAMLVQMVVPGMNYSHAELEIEDDVITVEGVVGDNNDDEDLDSIVSDDINEEDTEDEGTAIGEDDEEDNSQLPAQATDEGEETEAITGVGLFSAEPKELVNIFKGVSLKIQHGSGEPVEIRESDIVEIEDNTVILLEFHWEIEDNSDKFELVDGDWAEIAIPTLFEEHNKMPASGYVIFNVDGDEITVGTYALENNMLKVVFNNELVGLKNRKGDVWLGLQFNEEIIKGNAKQTITFEEPIDRTYNITVKPKGNNPAIKKSGSPNEPINATYINWVIDVNTSLDKLSNAIVEDTIPAGLELMEGSIEIYDLTIGYDGEVKEEKLSSKEATGFPIVLGEVDSAYRIKYKTDIVDSSKNNYDNIATLKDGVNVKGTANCDIGSLQVGKPIDKTGVPENPDESNAGQNSTKITWTIDVNKAELNLDNVSIDDIILDSRLSIVNSSIRIFKLSKSGKDFVVGDEVTSVIFSEGTEKKFPFDLGDLNELNGKTYRITFDTNISYTEYHPSNTFSNTAVLKVKGDQKGTDTATVTVNRETLLEKYGVETTNYGDPEIEWTVHVNRANHSIINATITDTISAGLTLMKNDNGDYDIKIYDHNGVLVSLVDSPGTPSLKDITDNGFVANLGTITTYYKIVYKTKITDPTQAKDNTAELSGTGLKGDGIGSDNSIRKEATPSNEVKNIYTKEKEESNKTIDTEEGKITYDGLNHTDKTMSWKITVDAVKEEITELTITDSFFTTADGSIFTPSNSMVFIKDSLRIIKGSEILKEDDDYIIQDNGAGGFILSFTNPIDRAKYEIYYKTSFDPNEVLSPESGGELNPNRTYINQAVFSGTTKDVKGLNHDINEKRTAKYDINQVVFNGGKKDVDLDRENRKIKWTIYVNALGQDLTKREPVEFFITDTLSSTDSTDPGQVFDKGSIVVKEYTLNKDGSIIPGAVLPKEDENENYNYTVAWNDTEHEFTLTFPHGIKKPYMVEFYTNIVGLSKEKYKNSAQITGRVEAYTAEEKYEDYKTFLIKDAGTTTVYSDDEINWKLTINESLSPIEAGAVLVDTISKGLVYIENSLKIKNPDGDELFRTTEDTEGDYTLENELNAKGERVLTITFKDGFNTRYFVEYTTVVVAGNGEQINNKAVFNGESTTTTDTEDIKFNVTQYSGATGSGVRSGNIKITKYNTENENKKLKDAEFKLYYLLNGEPYYVKASDGTDIHRTNSQGVLEFKGLNIRTYYLQEVKAPAGYEKMDKEELQEALKDYEIVEVNNEEGSKDVSIKLKLDNINKSIVLEVPNNRIKINVEGTKKWLGGSNDKPTIKLQLYQNSKALGDPKEPIETENGIASCTWENLYKADENGEDYVYTVDEVNVPENYIKSVSDDGLTVTNTYVSSKIEKTGNKVWVNGPEPKPTIQLRLLQNNVQYGELVTLADGEISYTWTDLDKTDVHGIDYKYAVEEVSIPEDYGMSVSDDGLTITNTYQSPKRDVIGKKVWVNGPSIRPTIELQLYRNGIPYGRPVELSGEAISYKWSGLDKTDEKGIDYVYTVDEVNVPENYEKSVSDKYMTVTNTYIIPKIDITGKKVWIGGSSTRPAIELQLYRDGEAFGEPVKLEDGETEYIWTGLDKTDIDGKEHKYTIDEVKVPSGYRKSISSDGLTITNSYRPPVDPEPPTKPKEPEKPTEPPTKPEEPEKPTEPPTKPEEPEKPTEPEPEPKPEPEEPTIVTPPENGTVEFDEDGNWKYTPNPGFKGKDKFVIRHPDGTEELIEIDVDDIPLGTVLPKTGEGSKIGYYITGLLLVFLGLFLRRKIV
- a CDS encoding helix-turn-helix domain-containing protein, yielding MGHKYEIVKRQEGFPIKAFIHSINRFEMHWHNEIEILLVLQGSVNIRVGNDRFLLSENDLILINRNEIHNTSKTEEDNIILALQINPEYYSSHYPQIGKMVFQCKSFLHGDDKQERFDIIRHYLAQIVWELSKKREGYQLTIGSIIYLLAAHLVDNFDYTLIESEKIASMSKDIDRIQGIINYINENLERKVSLKELSDNQNLSVYYLSHFIKKNMGMTFQEYLNNIRLDKAVNLLSMPDKTITEISYESGFSSTKSFNKLFKNTYGCTPTDYRKKYEDKINITKNSGEELERIKSKTYLDVDRSAAFKKLLSYLKPLDNKTPDNNMPSVSSEVIFADASSQGEKYKSYWKKLTTFSRASEGLRQSWQNQLKELQAYIGFEYIRFHGVFSDDMMVYNIDEEGNVIYNWSYVDELFDFFKKVNIKPFVELSFMPSEIKSSDEVMFWWRANVSQPRDIKLWTNLVKEFIKHCINRYGLKEVETWYFEVWNEPDLEYVFWIGGKESYFQFYKETVLAIKSISPNLKVGGPSITHQITMDSTWLEDYLIYCDTNKIPLDFVSLHIYPESFSSKEQVQDIMIEANLGKNPVELMTVWQLLTRIYYDKHHTYDILTSANDRINKFLPYRPELHITEWNASSYCRNLINDTCFVSTFIISNVLKNIGKADSIGFWTFTDIMEESKAGISAFHGGFGLINKNGLKKPSYFAYYLLSKLGDRIIEQGEEHIVTKKGEDIQVLAYNYAYFDDLFLNGDTSALSNTERYLVFEDKPSKEIELNINGPLGYYKIIRYQLNREHGSVVDAWISMGAPENMTEEELKYLQGKAYPKITVQYLELDGKYKDKLHIPVHGAELIVLEKRVK